A stretch of the Panicum virgatum strain AP13 chromosome 9N, P.virgatum_v5, whole genome shotgun sequence genome encodes the following:
- the LOC120690538 gene encoding 50S ribosomal protein L18-like, which produces MALPRAAIVHPPFSPCPALPACRLSTSTTGSGPSFAYFRTQHPGVGAARRAYPRIEAAARRGARTENPRVRNRRLQKKFNGTATKPRLSVFCSSRQLYAVLADDHNKKILFYGSTLQKSICSDPPCSTVEAARRVGEELVRACEELGISEISYDRNGFARGEKMMAFEVPVSQHGFLPR; this is translated from the exons ATGGCGTTGCCACGCGCCGCGATTGTCCATCCGCCATTCTCGCCGTGTCCCGCGCTCCCGGCCTGCCGCCTTTCGACCTCGACGACAGGCTCCGGGCCTAGCTTTGCGTACTTCCGGACCCAGCATCCCG gcgtcggcgcggcgcggcgcgcgtacCCCAGgatcgaggcggcggcgaggcgcggcgcgcgcaCGGAGAACCCCAGGGTCAGGAACCGACGGCTGCAGAAGAAG TTCAATGGCACGGCGACGAAGCCCAGGCTGTCGGTGTTCTGCTCCAGCCGGCAGCTCTACGCCGTGCTCGCCGACGACCACAACAAGAAGATCCTCTTCTACGGCAGCACCCTGCAGAAGTCCATCTGCAGCGACCCGCCCTGCAGCACCGTG GAAGCTGCCCGGAGGGTTGGGGAGGAGCTCGTCAGGGCGTGCGAGGAGCTTGGCATCTCCGAGATCTCCTACGACCGCAACGGCTTCGCTCGAGGCGAGAAGATGATGGCGTTCGAGGTTCCCGTCTCACAGCACGGGTTCCTGCCAAGATAA
- the LOC120690537 gene encoding pectinesterase 31-like isoform X1, protein MADRRVLVVVSPEIEAFGYDGVDSFASLQDAVPLNNQVRTINRIAPGVCTSYLFSPKASIMAIAPKTKTKSFITLRGLEIKDTGICWDNTATRIKHTQSPGMIGTATYSGATVIVEGDDFITENVIFKNSAPQVSGQEAAACVTADRDSTALLEHCHIHCKSTGYITAHGRKSSSESTGFVFFRCVITGNCEAAYMYLGRPWEPLWRVIFAETSMDYCIEPVVGWHNWDKPENEQTACFCEYRCSRPGSSMSERVAWCKELVGDELVKTFVDPDVQNPWLLHRSGTKLPVSTASL, encoded by the exons ATGGCGGATAGGAGGGTTTTAGTTGTTGTGTCTCCCGAGATTGAAGCCTTTGGTTATGATGGAGTTGACTCGTTTGCAAGTCTGCAGGATGCTGTGCCACTGAACAACCAAGTGCGCACTATCAACAGGATTGCCCCCGGTGTGTGCACCAGCTACTTGTTTTCCCCCAAGGCTTCAATCATGGCCATTGCTCCCAAGACCAAGACCAAGAGTTTCATCACCTTGCGTGGATTGGAAATAAAGGACACTGGGATCTGTTGGGACAATACGGCTACTCGCATCAAGCATACCCAG TCACCAGGAATGATTGGTACAGCAACATATAGCGGTGCAACAGTTATTGTGGAGGGGGATGATTTCATTACAGAAAATGTCATTTTTAAGAACTCAGCTCCCCAG GTGTCTGGGCAAGAAGCTGCAGCCTGTGTCACAGCAGATAG GGATTCTACTGCCCTTCTGGAGCATTGCCATATCCACTGCAAATCAACAGGATATATTACTGCTCATGGCCGGAAGTCCTCTTCCGAATCAACTGGATTTGTATTCTTCAG GTGTGTTATTACTGGCAATTGCGAAGCTGCGTACATGTACCTAGGTCGGCCTTGGGAGCCTCTTTGGAGGGTTATTTTTGCAGAGACTTCTATGGATTACTGCATAGAACCTGTTGTTGGGTGGCATAACTGGGACAAACCTGAGAATGAGCAAACTGCTTGCTTTTGTGAGTACAG GTGCTCCCGTCCAGGATCCAGCATGTCGGAACGGGTAGCTTGGTGCAAGGAATTGGTTGGTGATGAACTCGTAAAAACTTTCGTCGATCCAGATGTGCAGAATCCATGGTTGCTCCACAGGTCGGGAACAAAACTCCCAGTTTCAACAGCTTCGCTGTAG
- the LOC120690537 gene encoding pectinesterase 31-like isoform X3, with amino-acid sequence MADRRVLVVVSPEIEAFGYDGVDSFASLQDAVPLNNQVRTINRIAPGVCTSYLFSPKASIMAIAPKTKTKSFITLRGLEIKDTGICWDNTATRIKHTQSPGMIGTATYSGATVIVEGDDFITENVIFKNSAPQVSGQEAAACVTADRCAFYNCKIIQETLHLHGGKQFFKNCYIEGNYDFIFRDSTALLEHCHIHCKSTGYITAHGRKSSSESTGFVFFRCVITGNCEAAYMYLGRPWEPLWRVIFAETSMDYCIEPVVGWHNWDKPENEQTACFCEYRCSRPGSSMSERVAWCKELVGDELVKTFVDPDVQNPWLLHRSGTKLPVSTASL; translated from the exons ATGGCGGATAGGAGGGTTTTAGTTGTTGTGTCTCCCGAGATTGAAGCCTTTGGTTATGATGGAGTTGACTCGTTTGCAAGTCTGCAGGATGCTGTGCCACTGAACAACCAAGTGCGCACTATCAACAGGATTGCCCCCGGTGTGTGCACCAGCTACTTGTTTTCCCCCAAGGCTTCAATCATGGCCATTGCTCCCAAGACCAAGACCAAGAGTTTCATCACCTTGCGTGGATTGGAAATAAAGGACACTGGGATCTGTTGGGACAATACGGCTACTCGCATCAAGCATACCCAG TCACCAGGAATGATTGGTACAGCAACATATAGCGGTGCAACAGTTATTGTGGAGGGGGATGATTTCATTACAGAAAATGTCATTTTTAAGAACTCAGCTCCCCAG GTGTCTGGGCAAGAAGCTGCAGCCTGTGTCACAGCAGATAGGTGTGCCTTCTACAATT GCAAAATCATTCAGGAAACCTTACATTTGCATGGTGGAAAGCAGTTCTTCAAAAACTGTTACATTGAAGGTAATTATGACTTCATCTTCAGGGATTCTACTGCCCTTCTGGAGCATTGCCATATCCACTGCAAATCAACAGGATATATTACTGCTCATGGCCGGAAGTCCTCTTCCGAATCAACTGGATTTGTATTCTTCAG GTGTGTTATTACTGGCAATTGCGAAGCTGCGTACATGTACCTAGGTCGGCCTTGGGAGCCTCTTTGGAGGGTTATTTTTGCAGAGACTTCTATGGATTACTGCATAGAACCTGTTGTTGGGTGGCATAACTGGGACAAACCTGAGAATGAGCAAACTGCTTGCTTTTGTGAGTACAG GTGCTCCCGTCCAGGATCCAGCATGTCGGAACGGGTAGCTTGGTGCAAGGAATTGGTTGGTGATGAACTCGTAAAAACTTTCGTCGATCCAGATGTGCAGAATCCATGGTTGCTCCACAGGTCGGGAACAAAACTCCCAGTTTCAACAGCTTCGCTGTAG
- the LOC120690537 gene encoding pectinesterase 31-like isoform X2, protein MADRRVLVVVSPEIEAFGYDGVDSFASLQDAVPLNNQVRTINRIAPGVCTSYLFSPKASIMAIAPKTKTKSFITLRGLEIKDTGICWDNTATRIKHTQSPGMIGTATYSGATVIVEGDDFITENVIFKNSAPQVSGQEAAACVTADRDSTALLEHCHIHCKSTGYITAHGRKSSSESTGFVFFRCVITGNCEAAYMYLGRPWEPLWRVIFAETSMDYCIEPVVGWHNWDKPENEQTACFCEYSQLLLAFITGAPVQDPACRNG, encoded by the exons ATGGCGGATAGGAGGGTTTTAGTTGTTGTGTCTCCCGAGATTGAAGCCTTTGGTTATGATGGAGTTGACTCGTTTGCAAGTCTGCAGGATGCTGTGCCACTGAACAACCAAGTGCGCACTATCAACAGGATTGCCCCCGGTGTGTGCACCAGCTACTTGTTTTCCCCCAAGGCTTCAATCATGGCCATTGCTCCCAAGACCAAGACCAAGAGTTTCATCACCTTGCGTGGATTGGAAATAAAGGACACTGGGATCTGTTGGGACAATACGGCTACTCGCATCAAGCATACCCAG TCACCAGGAATGATTGGTACAGCAACATATAGCGGTGCAACAGTTATTGTGGAGGGGGATGATTTCATTACAGAAAATGTCATTTTTAAGAACTCAGCTCCCCAG GTGTCTGGGCAAGAAGCTGCAGCCTGTGTCACAGCAGATAG GGATTCTACTGCCCTTCTGGAGCATTGCCATATCCACTGCAAATCAACAGGATATATTACTGCTCATGGCCGGAAGTCCTCTTCCGAATCAACTGGATTTGTATTCTTCAG GTGTGTTATTACTGGCAATTGCGAAGCTGCGTACATGTACCTAGGTCGGCCTTGGGAGCCTCTTTGGAGGGTTATTTTTGCAGAGACTTCTATGGATTACTGCATAGAACCTGTTGTTGGGTGGCATAACTGGGACAAACCTGAGAATGAGCAAACTGCTTGCTTTTGTGAGTACAG CCAACTGCTATTGGCATTCATCACAGGTGCTCCCGTCCAGGATCCAGCATGTCGGAACGGGTAG
- the LOC120690536 gene encoding pentatricopeptide repeat-containing protein At1g74630-like, with product MPSISPADLLVCSGRCSTERDLRLLHAALIRRRHILPTADAVTVLAKLLRFAAVSPAGDLRHASSLLSLHLPFISAAASHLAFFYNTLMRGFATSSLPGSGIELFTAMRRAGVGPDAFTFTFVLKSFSRCHSLGRLPSDLHAQAFKHGCLGARSSHAHVHNALLHAYASWAAVDDARRVFDEIPVRDVVSFSGLLTAHLKGNRLDSARTVFDQMPQRDVVSWTAMISAYAKAQRPQEALALFDAMAVQPDEVTMVSVVSACTALGDLATGERLRQYVDSNGFGWMVSLRNALMDMYAKCGCLTEARALFDGMTVRSLASWNTLISAYASHGDVDSTVTLFHQMLADDNSVKPDGVTLLAVLTVYAHKGFVEEGRTMFNAMQRGNYGKVELTIEHYGCMVDLLARAGQLEEAYKMIEQMPIQRNDVVWGVLLGACRMHGNIDMAEKAVQKLRSLNPQEGGYYILLIDMYTAAGRTADATEVRRAMNENGAKKATGWSSWTTAFLQQ from the coding sequence ATGCCATCGATCTCGCCGGCGGATTTGCTTGTCTGCTCCGGCCGGTGCTCCACGGAGCGCGACCTCCGGCTCCTCCACGCCGCCCTCATCCGTCGCCGCCACATCCTCCCTACGGCCGATGCCGTCACGGTGCTCGCCAAGCTCCTCCGCTTCGCCGCGGTCTCCCCTGCTGGTGACCTCCGCCACGCCTCCTCGCTCCTCTCCCTTCATCTTCCGTTcatctccgccgccgcttcccacCTCGCCTTTTTCTACAACACCCTTATGCGCGGCTTCGCAACCTCCTCCTTGCCCGGCTCTGGCATCGAGCTCTTCACCGCAATGCGCCGCGCGGGCGTCGGACCCGATGCCTTCACCTTCACCTTTGTCCTCAAGTCTTTCTCGCGCTGCCATTCACTGGGACGGTTACCCTCTGACCTACATGCCCAGGCGTTCAAGCACGGCTGCCTCGGTGCGCGCAGCTCGCACGCTCACGTCCACAATGCTTTGCTGCACGCGTACGCGTCGTGGGCTGCCGTGGATGACGCCCGCAGGGTGTTTGATGAAATTCCCGTCCGGGATGTTGTCTCTTTCTCGGGGCTACTCACAGCGCACCTCAAAGGCAACCGTTTGGATTCCGCACGAACGGTGTTCGACCAAATGCCGCAGCGGGACGTCGTTTCCTGGACTGCCATGATTTCTGCCTATGCCAAGGCACAGCGTCCACAGGAGGCCCTGGCGTTGTTTGATGCAATGGCAGTGCAACCAGACGAGGTGACCATGGTGAGTGTTGTGTCGGCATGCACTGCACTTGGGGACCTTGCAACTGGGGAGCGTTTGCGGCAGTATGTTGATTCCAATGGTTTTGGTTGGATGGTTTCACTCCGCAATGCACTTATGGATATGTATGCTAAGTGTGGTTGCCTAACTGAAGCGCGTGCTTTGTTTGACGGGATGACCGTGAGgagcttggcttcttggaacaCACTTATCTCAGCATATGCATCACATGGTGATGTGGATAGCACAGTTACTTTGTTTCATCAGATGCTGGCTGATGACAATTCTGTGAAGCCAGATGGGGTGACACTGCTTGCAGTGCTCACGGTGTATGCACACAAGGGCTTTGTTGAGGAGGGGCGCACTATGTTCAATGCGATGCAAAGAGGAAATTATGGCAAAGTTGAACTCACCATTGAGCACTACGGGTGTATGGTGGACTTGCTTGCTCGGGCAGGGCAACTTGAGGAAGCATATAAGATGATAGAGCAAATGCCGATTCAGAGAAATGATGTGGTCTGGGGTGTGTTACTTGGTGCATGTCGGATGCATGGCAATATTGACATGGCAGAGAAGGCAGTCCAGAAACTAAGGAGCCTAAACCCGCAGGAGGGTGGTTATTACATTTTGCTCATAGATATGTACACAGCCGCTGGCCGAACAGCAGATGCCACGGAGGTTAGACGGGCCATGAATGAAAATGGGGCCAAGAAGGCTACAGGCTGGAGCAGCTGGACTACTGCCTTTCTGCAACAGTAG